The Spiribacter roseus genome includes the window TTGGTGTTATCCGGCCAGGAGTTCAGCGGCGCGAAGCGCTGGTTGCCGGTGCCCCCACCGCCCCGGCCGTCGGATGTGCGATAGGAGCCAGCAGCATGCCAGGCCATACGGATCATGAGGCCCCCATAATGGCCCCAGTCGGCCGGCCACCAGGACTGGCTGTCCTTCATGAACGCCCGCATGTCATTCCACAGCGCTTCGTAGTCGAGCTTCTTGACTTCCTCGCGGTAGTCAAAATGCTCGCCCATCGGGTTGGTCTTGGTGTCGTGCTGGTGGAGGATTTCCAGATTCAGCGCGTTGGGCCACCACTCCATATTGTCGCTGCTCTGGCTGGTCGCCCCGCCATGCATGACCGGGCATTTGCCCGCTTTATCGATATCGGCTGCTGCCATAGCTCGTATACTCCGCTCGTGCCAATGGTTGCTCTTCAGGCTGCAGTTATAACAAACACAGCTGAGGATGGAAGTTGTTGCTGCCAATGGGGGTAATAGCTGGGAGCAATCGAGCGAGGCTTTCTGTTAGCTGCAATCAATAGGTGGGTCTGGCGGAGAGGGAGGGATTGATTCGGCCCTGCGGGCCTCACCCTACGGGCGCCTCGCGGCGCTCGGCGTCCCAATCGCTCTCGCGATTGGTCGAACCCACTATCTGCTTGTACCGAGGGTTCGAACCCCTGGCACTGTCAGACACAAAAAAGGGGCCCGCGGCCCCTGTTTTATGTCTGGCGGAGAGGGAGGGATTCGAACCCTCGGTACGGGGTTACCGTACACGCGCTTTCCAGGCGCGCTCCTTCGACCGCTCGGACACCTCTCCAGAACAGCGTGCAGGTTAATTCACACCCGGCTCACGATCAATCGGTGCGGTGCCCCGGGGTGTAAACCGAGCTGGGGAACGGTGTGACGTTGCCGTCCGCCTCAGAGATCTTAGCGGTGCCTTCCTTTTCGACCTCGTCGACTCGGACAATGGAGTGCATGGGCACATAGGTGCGCTTGACGCCTTCGAACTCGCTCTTGAGTTTCTCTTCGGCGGGATCCACGACCACCTGGGTGCGCTCGCCAAAGGTGAGCTCCTCAATCTCCACAAACCCAAGCAGCCCGCCATCGGAAATATTACGGGCATAGATTTCATATATCTTGCCCTGATTGTGGAAGATCACGCGATAGATATGCTCTGCAGACGCCATGCGGGTCCCGCCGGTGATTGCTGACATTAGCCGGGGAGCGTAACACGCGAGGCCATCGGGCACATTCGAGGCGGGAGGGGCGGACCGGGCCAGCCCCTGCTGCCCCGGCCTTTAACCGATTCAGTCCGCCGGCTGCTTGGCCACCCGCAGATACGGCTTAAGCGTTTCCCAGCCCTCGGGGAATTTATCCCGGGCCTGCTCGTCACTGACCGCCGGCGGGATGATGATGTCATCACCGTCCTGCCAGTTCACGGGCGTCGCGACCGTATGTCGGGCGTTCAGCTGAAGGGAATCGAGCAACCGCAGGATCTCGTTGAAGTCACGCCCGGTGGTCATCGGGTAAACCAGCATCGCCTTGATGCGCTTGTCCGGCCCCACGACGTAGACGGCACGCACGGTGGCGTTGTCCATGGCCGTGCGACCCTCGCAGCTGTCACCCTCGTCCTCCGGCAGCATGTCGTAGAGCTTGGCGACGGTCAGGTCCGTATCGCCGATCATCGGATAATTGGGCGCCGTCCCCTGAGTCTCCTCGATATCCTGCGCCCAGGTGGCATGGTTTTCGACCGGATCCACCGACAGGCCGATCACCTTGGTGCCACGCCTGTCGAACTCAGGCTTGAGCTGGGCCATGTAGCCGAGCTCAGTGGTGCAGACCGGCGTGAAGTCCTTCGGATGCGAGAAAAGAATCGCCCAGTTGTCACCGATCCAGTCATGAAAGCGGATCTCGCCTTCGGTTGTTTTGGCGGTAAAATCCGGCGCGAGGCTTCCGATACGCAGTCCCATCAAAACGCTCCATTGATTTGTGTTGGATAGCAATACCAGCACCGTATGACGGGACAGGCCCCAAACCAAAAGAATCATTTCTTATCTTTATATAACCGGATCGTATAAATGCACGCATGGGAAGGACAGAACTTCAGCGACGTCAGCCTGCTCACCCAACGCCGTGACCCCCGTCGGTTCCAGGTCGGCTGTGCCACCAGCAACGGCGAGGCCGTGGTGCTGCAGTGGTTTCGCAACATGCCCGAGATCTCGCAGTGGTTGCGACGCATGGAGCCGCAGCGCTGGGCGCTGCGGGGGCCTGCGCTGATTGCGATCAAATCGGCACTCGAGCCGATACTCACCCGGGTCGATGTGTATGGCCTCGAGGAGGACAGCCGCCTCGCCCACAACCGCATCACGGCCGATCATTACCAGATCCTCTGGTGGGGCGATTTCACGACCTTCGCGGCCGCCGGTGACCACTGGTCGGACACGTTTCTGACCCGCGAAGGACTCACGCCAGTGGATGCCGCCGACAACACCCAGGCGAGGACCCTTGCCGAAGCACTCCGGGCGCGGGTGGACGCCAAAGCCGACTGACATGGGGCAGCGCTTGCGTCGTGCGGGATGTCGGCCTTAATCTCGCCCCATGAGTAAACCGTGCATTTTCTGTGAGATCGTCGCTGGGCGGATGGATGCCGATGTAATCCATCGGGATGACCAGGTGGTGGCCTTTCACGACATTCACCCTCAGGCGCCCACGCATGTGCTGATCATCCCACGCAGGCACATCGAGAGCATGGTCGATATCCAGCCCGATGACGCGTCCCTGATCGGCCACATGCACCTGACCGCCAAAAAGCTCGCCCACGAGCTGGAAATCGCGGACACGGGGTATCGCAGCATATTCAACTGCGGCCGTGATGCCGGGCAGACCGTCTGGCATATCCATCTCCACCTAATGGGTGGGCGCAGCATGGGCTGGCCGCCCTGGCCGGGGAACTGAGCAGGCAGGCCGACTGGCGCCGACGCCCGGAGTTGACGCCGAGCAACATTGGCGCGTAATGGTTGCCCACGGCCGCGCGCGCGATCACTCCGCTTTTGTGGATATGGATGACCGGCGCTCTGCTTGGGCTGCCCGGCGGCCCCGGCCCCTTGCCTGACGCCATTCAGACCCTGTACGCGATAGCGCTAGGCATCGTCATTCTGCGGTCGGTGGGCAAGGCGTCATCGCCCCAAGGATGGGCGCTTGCAGTCCCCCTTGCGGCAGCCTTGGTGGTGCTGGCGGCCGGCAGCGTGGTGACCGCCATCGGCAGCGGACTGAACGATGAACCGCTGCGCGAACAAGGCCTCGCCATTGGCACCGTGGCTGGCGTATCAGCCCTGGCGGTACTGGCGATCCCGCGAAAAGCCTCGTTGCGCTGGGCATCGGAGCCGTCGATCCTGGTTATCGGCGGTGCAACGGCATTGCGCCTGATTGCACCCTACGACCCGGCCATTCTGATCGGCACGGCAGCGATGTGGTTTGTCGGCGGATTGCTAATCGCCCACCGCTGCCGGCAGCCGGTCTAGGTTCCCGTGTGATACTTGGCGTCAACTTCGTTGATCGCGGCCACGTTACCCGCCGACCGTCCCTGCGGATCAAACTCACAGGCCATGAACGCATCGGCTACCGACTTGGCCAGTTCCGTGCCAACGACCCGTGCACCCATCGTGATGATTTGCGCGTTATTCGAGAGTGCAGCCCGTTCGGCGGAATACGTGTCATGGCACTGGGCGGCACGAATGCCCGGCAGCTTGTTCACCGACAGGCAGACCCCGATGCCGGTCCCGCAGATCAGAACAGCACGGTCGTAGGTCCCCGCTAGCACCGCTGAGCCGACTCGGTCGGCGAGCATCGCATAGAACGGATCAGGGCCCCGCTCAGTCCGCGAGACATTCTCCACGTCATGGTTTTTTGCCAGGTGCTCGGCAAGCACCTCGGCCAGTCCTTCTCCGGCACTGTCACCGGCAACGGCGATTTTCATATCACTCTCTCCTGATAGCTGGAGACCACTCGGTCTCATGCGTCGGCGCAGCGGCCAACGATTTCCAGATAGTCCTCCGCCTGCCAGGCGGCGCGACCGATGAATAGCCCGTCAATATCGGGCTGGCGGACATAGTCACGGCAGTTCCCGGCGTTGACCGAGCCCCCGTAGAGACAGGGCACAGACCGGCCGGTCGCCGCGCGGGCAACCTCAGCAATCACGGCATGCCGGGCCTGGGCGTAGGCCGCGCTGGCCGGCGTCCCGCCCTCGCCGATGGACCAAACCGGCTCGTAGGCGAGCAACACCGTCGCCTGACGGTGCTCTGGGGCAACGCCACTCAGGGCGGCGCGGACCTGCTGCGCCAACACACGGTCGGCCTGCCCGTTGGCCCTGTCGGCGGCGGTCTCGCCAATACAGATCAGCGGTGTCAGACCATGACGCAGAGCGGCCGCCACCTTCTGCGCCACCCTCCCATCGGTGTCCCCGAAGTGCGTTCGGCGCTCCGAATGGCCCAATTCAACGAGGCTCGCCCCGCAATCCCTGACCATTGACGCCGATACCTCTCCGGTCCAAGCACCAGCATCAGCCCAATGGATGTTCTGCGCGCCGATCCTCACATTCGTGGCGGCGAGCGCCTCCGCAACCACCGCAATACTCGTATACGGAGGGATCACGAAGGGTTGCATATCGCTCGGGAAGGACTGGGGCGCCACGGCCGACGCCCACGTCAGTGCCTCATCCCGCGTTTTGTTCATCTTCCAGCTGGTGCCGATCCAAAGCTTTGCGGTTGCCATGCCGTTGCCGTCCTGTGATTTGCCCGACCCTGGGACTCGCGTTCTTTATAACACGCCAGGCCTTTTTTATAACACTTTAAATTGATAAGTTAACGCTCCAGTCCTTCCACGCCCGGAGCCCCTGCGATGACCATCGACCACGCCGATCTCACTAATTGCATCAGCGCCCTGACCATCGATGCGGTGGAAGCCGCCCAGTCCGGCCATCCCGGGGCGCCCATGGGGATGGCCGATGCAGCCACCGTACTGGCCCGCCGCCATCTCAAGTTCGATGCCTCAGCGCCTCACTGGGCTGATCGCGATCGGCTGGTTCTGTCGAATGGCCACGCCTCGATGCTCCTCTACGCCCTGCTGCACCTGACCGGAGTCGAGGCGGTTACCCTGGAGGCGTTGCGCAACTTTCGACAGATCGGATCGGCAACGGCAGGACATCCGGAGTTCGGCCACTTACCGGGTATCGAGACCACCACGGGCCCGCTGGGACAGGGGTTTGCCGCCGCTGTGGGCATGGCGATGACCGAGCGGTTGCTCCGGGCCGAATTCGGTGAACAGGCGGTGGATCACCACACCTACGTCCTGCTGGGCGATGGTTGCCTGCAGGAGGGCATCGGTCAGGAGGCCCTGTCGCTGGCCGGTCACCTGGGGCTTGGCAAACTCATCGTGCTCTACGACGACAACGGCATCACCATTGATGGCCCCACTGACGTCTCTTTTTCGGAAGATGTCCCCGCCCGATTCGCTGCCTGCGGCTGGCATATCCAGCAATGCGACGGCCACGATCCCGACGCCCTGGATGCCGCCATCGGGGCAGCGCGGGCCAATACCGACAAGCCCTCAATGGTGGCCATGAAAACCACCATCGGCTTTGGGGCGCCCACCAAGGCAGGGACCGCGGCCTCGCATGGTGCGCCACTCGGTGCCGAGGAAGCCGCCGGTGCCAAACACGCACTGGACTGGCATGCTCCGGCGTTCACGATCCCCGCTGAGCTGGCAGCCAAGTGGAAGGCCATCGGCGCCCGTGGGGCCGACGCGCGGCTGGCCTGGGAACAGCGCATCGATGCAATGCCGCCCGCGCAGCGCCGGGAATTTCTGCGCCGCATGGCCGGCGAGCTCCCGGACGGGTTCGAGCCCGCGTTCGACAGCGCCCGCCGGGCGCTACTGAGCGCACCGCAGAACGTTGCCACGCGCAAGGCCGGCCAAATGACGCTGGATGCACTGGCCGCCGCTCTTCCCGAACTGGTGGGGGGCTCGGCCGACCTGACCGGCTCCAACCTCACCCGCGTCCCGGCGGTCGAACCGCTCTACACCCGCGACGCTCCCGGGCGCTACATTGGCTATGGCGTACGGGAGTTTGCGATGGCTGCGGCCATGAACGGCATGGGCAATCATGGTGGCATCATTCCCTACGGGGGCACTTTTCTGGTCTTCTCGGACTATGCCCGCAATGCCATCCGCTTGGCTGCATTAATGAAGCAGGGGACCATCTTCGTCATGACCCATGACTCCATCGGGCTGGGTGAGGATGGTCCCACCCATCAGCCGGTGGAACACCTTGCAGCGCTGCGCGCGATCCCCGGTCTGAATGTCTATCGGCCGGCCGACAGCGTCGAGACGCTGGAGTGCTGGGCGCTTGCGATCCGGCATCGCCACGCCCCATCGGTGATTGTCCTATCGCGTCAGGCGACCCCGCAGCTGCGTCACGAGGCGACCAAGAAAAACCCCTGCGAACGCGGGGCCTACATCATTCGGCGCGTGGGCAGCGGCGACCATCTAGCGCTACTTGCCACCGGAACCGAGGTTGCAATCGCCGTGGCGGCCGCCGAGGTGCTGAGCGCCGAGCACGGCATTGGTGTTCGAGTGGTGTCCATGCCGTGCTGGGAGCATTTCGAAGACCAGTCGGCCACTGAGCGGGCCGCCGTACTGGGCCAGGCGCCGCGGCTCGCCATCGA containing:
- a CDS encoding DUF1820 family protein; its protein translation is MASAEHIYRVIFHNQGKIYEIYARNISDGGLLGFVEIEELTFGERTQVVVDPAEEKLKSEFEGVKRTYVPMHSIVRVDEVEKEGTAKISEADGNVTPFPSSVYTPGHRTD
- a CDS encoding peroxiredoxin, with the translated sequence MGLRIGSLAPDFTAKTTEGEIRFHDWIGDNWAILFSHPKDFTPVCTTELGYMAQLKPEFDRRGTKVIGLSVDPVENHATWAQDIEETQGTAPNYPMIGDTDLTVAKLYDMLPEDEGDSCEGRTAMDNATVRAVYVVGPDKRIKAMLVYPMTTGRDFNEILRLLDSLQLNARHTVATPVNWQDGDDIIIPPAVSDEQARDKFPEGWETLKPYLRVAKQPAD
- a CDS encoding histidine triad nucleotide-binding protein; the encoded protein is MSKPCIFCEIVAGRMDADVIHRDDQVVAFHDIHPQAPTHVLIIPRRHIESMVDIQPDDASLIGHMHLTAKKLAHELEIADTGYRSIFNCGRDAGQTVWHIHLHLMGGRSMGWPPWPGN
- the derI gene encoding D-erythrulose-4-phosphate isomerase; this translates as MKIAVAGDSAGEGLAEVLAEHLAKNHDVENVSRTERGPDPFYAMLADRVGSAVLAGTYDRAVLICGTGIGVCLSVNKLPGIRAAQCHDTYSAERAALSNNAQIITMGARVVGTELAKSVADAFMACEFDPQGRSAGNVAAINEVDAKYHTGT
- a CDS encoding triose-phosphate isomerase, which produces MATAKLWIGTSWKMNKTRDEALTWASAVAPQSFPSDMQPFVIPPYTSIAVVAEALAATNVRIGAQNIHWADAGAWTGEVSASMVRDCGASLVELGHSERRTHFGDTDGRVAQKVAAALRHGLTPLICIGETAADRANGQADRVLAQQVRAALSGVAPEHRQATVLLAYEPVWSIGEGGTPASAAYAQARHAVIAEVARAATGRSVPCLYGGSVNAGNCRDYVRQPDIDGLFIGRAAWQAEDYLEIVGRCADA
- the tkt gene encoding transketolase, whose amino-acid sequence is MTIDHADLTNCISALTIDAVEAAQSGHPGAPMGMADAATVLARRHLKFDASAPHWADRDRLVLSNGHASMLLYALLHLTGVEAVTLEALRNFRQIGSATAGHPEFGHLPGIETTTGPLGQGFAAAVGMAMTERLLRAEFGEQAVDHHTYVLLGDGCLQEGIGQEALSLAGHLGLGKLIVLYDDNGITIDGPTDVSFSEDVPARFAACGWHIQQCDGHDPDALDAAIGAARANTDKPSMVAMKTTIGFGAPTKAGTAASHGAPLGAEEAAGAKHALDWHAPAFTIPAELAAKWKAIGARGADARLAWEQRIDAMPPAQRREFLRRMAGELPDGFEPAFDSARRALLSAPQNVATRKAGQMTLDALAAALPELVGGSADLTGSNLTRVPAVEPLYTRDAPGRYIGYGVREFAMAAAMNGMGNHGGIIPYGGTFLVFSDYARNAIRLAALMKQGTIFVMTHDSIGLGEDGPTHQPVEHLAALRAIPGLNVYRPADSVETLECWALAIRHRHAPSVIVLSRQATPQLRHEATKKNPCERGAYIIRRVGSGDHLALLATGTEVAIAVAAAEVLSAEHGIGVRVVSMPCWEHFEDQSATERAAVLGQAPRLAIEAAGKFGWTRYVDDERDVIGLDGFGASGPGPALYEHFGITADAIIQRARTRLRL